One window from the genome of Deltaproteobacteria bacterium encodes:
- the gltX gene encoding glutamate--tRNA ligase produces MNIARPRVRFAPSPTGELHVGNARTALFNWLFARQHGGYFILRIEDTDQLRTTKTFEQNLLDDLRWLGIDWDEGPEIGGPFAPYHQTERLGIYNSHLSELIALGKVYPCYCSEEELAAERASLVARRMMPRYMGKCRNLTKEDRKIREDEGRRPAWRFRVEDGPIEFADMIRGAMKFDGRALGDFIIVRSNGLPAYNFAVVIDDHLMNISHVIRGEDHLSNTAVQILLYRAWGFSCPVFAHHSLILGKDRTKLSKRHGSVSVREFRSRGYLPEVLINYLALMGNSFGEGREVFDISEIIKIFSIVNTGKSAAIFDEDKLSWLNGIYIKKCPPEILSELLLPFMREAGYEGDHDPGYPPVSAIAAAVQGNLRTLSEIKDYLPIFNNEKYELSPAANALLEGEEARRIVGQFYESLNSRECPEKNYYEWAINSVQLSTSMKGRTLFLPIRCALTGCTQGPELDKLVAVLGKPAVIKRLLKSLHRD; encoded by the coding sequence TTGAATATCGCCAGACCAAGAGTCAGATTTGCCCCGTCTCCGACGGGAGAACTCCATGTGGGCAATGCCCGGACGGCTCTTTTTAACTGGCTGTTTGCCAGGCAGCATGGTGGTTATTTCATCCTCCGGATCGAAGATACCGATCAATTGAGAACCACAAAAACCTTCGAACAAAATCTTCTTGATGACTTACGGTGGCTCGGCATTGACTGGGACGAAGGGCCGGAGATAGGAGGTCCCTTTGCCCCCTACCACCAGACGGAGCGCCTGGGAATCTATAATTCTCATTTGTCTGAGCTGATTGCGTTAGGAAAGGTATATCCTTGTTACTGTTCGGAAGAGGAACTGGCGGCCGAAAGGGCAAGCCTGGTCGCTCGCCGGATGATGCCGAGATATATGGGGAAATGCCGTAATTTGACTAAGGAAGATCGTAAGATACGTGAAGATGAGGGAAGACGGCCGGCCTGGCGTTTCAGGGTGGAGGACGGCCCCATCGAATTTGCCGACATGATCCGCGGCGCCATGAAGTTCGATGGCCGCGCTCTGGGCGATTTTATCATCGTTCGTTCCAACGGGTTGCCAGCTTATAATTTTGCCGTGGTTATTGATGACCATCTCATGAATATCAGTCATGTCATCAGGGGCGAGGATCATCTGTCCAATACGGCGGTGCAGATACTGCTTTACCGTGCCTGGGGTTTTTCCTGCCCCGTTTTTGCTCACCATTCCCTTATCCTGGGCAAGGACCGGACAAAATTAAGCAAGCGACACGGCTCTGTATCTGTTCGGGAATTCAGAAGTCGCGGCTATTTGCCGGAAGTTCTTATAAATTATCTTGCTTTAATGGGCAATTCCTTTGGGGAGGGCCGTGAAGTATTTGATATATCAGAAATCATAAAGATATTTAGCATCGTTAATACGGGTAAGAGCGCGGCCATATTTGACGAAGACAAACTTAGCTGGCTGAACGGCATTTATATAAAAAAATGTCCTCCGGAAATATTATCTGAATTGTTACTGCCATTTATGCGCGAAGCGGGCTATGAGGGCGACCATGATCCCGGCTACCCGCCGGTTTCAGCAATTGCCGCCGCCGTCCAAGGAAATCTTCGCACTTTGTCGGAAATAAAAGACTATCTGCCAATCTTTAATAATGAAAAATACGAATTATCTCCGGCGGCGAATGCTTTGTTGGAGGGCGAAGAGGCCCGGCGGATCGTCGGGCAATTTTATGAAAGTCTTAATTCCAGGGAATGTCCGGAAAAGAATTATTACGAATGGGCCATTAATAGTGTACAGCTATCTACCTCCATGAAAGGCCGCACGCTCTTTTTGCCTATCCGCTGTGCCCTTACCGGTTGCACCCAGGGACCGGAGTTGGATAAATTAGTGGCTGTTTTAGGTAAGCCAGCCGTCATAAAAAGGCTTTTGAAGTCGCTGCACCGGGATTAA
- the ispF gene encoding 2-C-methyl-D-erythritol 2,4-cyclodiphosphate synthase encodes MRIGFGYDSHRLVSGRKLILGGVEIPHDKGSWGHSDADALVHAICDAILGAIGEGDIGRHFPDNDENYKDISSLILLQAVVFLADKKAFLLHNVDCTIVLERPKLMGHISAMAANMATILRIAPEMVNIKAKTNEGMGLVGLGEGVAAFAVVTVKEKRG; translated from the coding sequence ATGAGGATCGGTTTCGGCTATGATAGTCACAGACTGGTCAGCGGCAGAAAGCTAATCCTCGGAGGGGTTGAAATACCCCATGATAAAGGCTCGTGGGGGCATTCCGATGCCGACGCGCTGGTCCATGCCATTTGTGACGCCATTCTGGGCGCTATCGGCGAAGGAGATATCGGTCGGCATTTTCCTGATAATGACGAGAATTATAAAGACATATCGAGCCTCATCCTTCTACAGGCGGTGGTCTTCTTGGCTGACAAAAAGGCTTTCCTGCTCCATAACGTTGATTGTACCATCGTTTTGGAGCGACCGAAATTAATGGGCCATATAAGTGCGATGGCAGCTAATATGGCCACAATTCTACGTATTGCACCGGAGATGGTGAATATCAAGGCCAAAACCAATGAAGGCATGGGTTTAGTAGGATTGGGCGAAGGCGTTGCCGCCTTCGCCGTGGTGACGGTTAAGGAGAAGCGCGGTTGA
- the ispD gene encoding 2-C-methyl-D-erythritol 4-phosphate cytidylyltransferase, with protein MKTLAIIPAGGSGTRMGGDIPKQYLMLGGLPILVHTLMAFQQASLVDDIYLVLPEEDVKAAPQKILSPYHLTKVNRVLTGGERRQDSVKRGVDLIGSDHDLVVIHDGVRPFISPATINAAIKEAARSQAVTVGLPVTDTIKKVDGHRRVSATVNRDQLWLTQTPQVFLASLLKKAYESAYADNYYGTDDAALVERIGEKVTMIIGSYDNIKITTAVDLEWGELILKTRQGRNAVSSQEAQSGDIGRCVK; from the coding sequence ATGAAAACTTTGGCCATTATACCTGCCGGGGGATCGGGAACGCGGATGGGTGGCGATATTCCGAAACAATATCTAATGTTGGGCGGGCTTCCCATCCTTGTGCATACCTTAATGGCATTCCAGCAAGCATCGCTGGTAGATGACATTTATCTTGTTCTGCCTGAGGAAGATGTGAAAGCGGCGCCGCAAAAGATTTTGTCTCCGTACCATCTTACCAAGGTGAACCGGGTTCTGACCGGGGGAGAGCGACGTCAGGACTCGGTTAAAAGGGGGGTTGATCTTATCGGTTCAGATCACGATCTGGTGGTTATTCACGATGGTGTCAGACCTTTTATTTCCCCGGCAACAATAAATGCAGCCATAAAAGAGGCTGCCCGTTCTCAAGCGGTAACGGTAGGCCTGCCCGTAACGGATACGATCAAGAAGGTTGACGGCCATAGACGCGTATCCGCAACGGTCAACCGTGACCAGTTGTGGTTGACTCAGACACCGCAGGTTTTTTTGGCTTCTTTGCTGAAGAAGGCATACGAGTCGGCTTACGCTGACAATTATTACGGTACCGATGATGCCGCCCTGGTAGAACGCATTGGGGAAAAAGTAACAATGATAATCGGATCTTACGATAATATAAAAATAACGACGGCTGTTGACCTGGAGTGGGGTGAGCTAATTCTAAAGACGAGGCAGGGCAGAAACGCGGTAAGCAGCCAGGAAGCGCAATCTGGTGATATAGGAAGGTGCGTAAAATGA
- a CDS encoding TRAM domain-containing protein, whose product MSSYFIVDSYFGFPRSLLGFISGLLIALLVMKIEQAINKIPLKNIFGGVVGMIVGLLIAFLLAYGLSFVSNIMEKQQVVPWIYALLTGVMGYLGLVLGAKKIEEFNILLSGQANEGHDVRILDTSVIIDGRIADICDAGFIQGTLMVPRFVLEELQYIADSSDSIKRSRGRRGLDVLNRMQKSSGINIEVSEHDFPKIKAVDAKLVALAKKLCGNIVTNDFNLNKVAELQGVRILNVNQLANAMKPVVLPGEMMTVKIIKDGKEPGQGVAYLDDGTMIIVDNAQRQQGDSVVVTVTSVLQTTAGRMIFSEFKEVASEREAFAINNSKK is encoded by the coding sequence GTGAGCAGCTACTTTATAGTTGACAGCTATTTTGGATTTCCACGGTCGCTGTTGGGATTTATTTCAGGATTACTGATTGCATTACTTGTCATGAAGATCGAGCAAGCCATTAATAAGATTCCTCTGAAAAATATATTTGGTGGCGTAGTTGGTATGATTGTTGGTTTGCTGATTGCCTTTTTATTGGCTTATGGCCTCAGTTTTGTAAGCAATATTATGGAAAAGCAGCAGGTCGTCCCTTGGATATACGCCTTGCTTACCGGTGTGATGGGCTATCTGGGACTTGTTCTGGGAGCAAAGAAAATAGAAGAATTCAACATATTGTTGTCGGGGCAGGCGAATGAGGGACATGATGTCCGCATCCTTGACACCAGCGTAATCATAGATGGCAGAATTGCAGATATTTGTGACGCCGGCTTTATCCAGGGCACTTTAATGGTACCGCGTTTTGTGCTGGAAGAATTGCAGTATATTGCTGATTCCTCGGATTCTATAAAACGGTCGCGTGGGCGCCGTGGTCTTGATGTTTTAAACCGCATGCAGAAAAGCTCAGGCATCAATATTGAGGTTTCCGAGCATGATTTTCCTAAAATCAAGGCTGTTGATGCGAAGCTGGTGGCGCTGGCTAAGAAACTGTGCGGCAACATTGTTACCAATGACTTCAACTTGAATAAAGTTGCCGAACTGCAGGGAGTCAGAATATTAAATGTCAATCAACTTGCCAATGCCATGAAACCCGTGGTACTACCGGGCGAGATGATGACAGTCAAGATTATCAAGGACGGTAAAGAACCGGGTCAAGGGGTTGCATATCTTGATGACGGCACCATGATAATTGTAGACAATGCCCAGAGGCAGCAAGGGGACAGTGTCGTTGTCACTGTTACCAGCGTACTTCAGACCACCGCCGGTCGCATGATCTTTTCCGAATTCAAAGAGGTCGCTTCCGAGCGGGAAGCATTTGCCATAAATAATAGCAAAAAATAA
- a CDS encoding CarD family transcriptional regulator yields the protein MFNVGDLAVYPAQGVGVIEAIEYREVMGSNQRFYIMQILGNGMKIMIPTDSAASVGLREIIPAEEIPKVYAILRNKNVNIDRQTWNKRYRDYLEKIKTGSVFEIASVLRDLFILKIDKNLSFGERKMMDTAKNLLVKEISVASKSAETKIEQDLQTIFSVQ from the coding sequence ATGTTCAATGTAGGTGATTTAGCGGTATATCCGGCACAGGGTGTAGGGGTTATTGAGGCCATTGAATACCGCGAGGTTATGGGATCTAATCAGAGGTTTTACATCATGCAGATATTAGGCAATGGTATGAAAATTATGATCCCTACCGACAGCGCCGCTTCAGTCGGTTTGAGAGAAATCATTCCGGCGGAAGAAATTCCTAAAGTCTATGCCATCCTTAGAAACAAGAACGTAAATATTGATCGGCAGACGTGGAACAAGCGCTATCGGGACTACCTGGAAAAAATCAAGACGGGATCGGTATTTGAGATAGCGAGCGTTCTACGTGATCTTTTTATTTTGAAGATTGACAAAAACCTCTCTTTCGGTGAAAGGAAAATGATGGACACCGCTAAAAACCTCCTGGTAAAAGAGATTTCTGTAGCCAGCAAATCTGCAGAGACAAAGATAGAGCAGGATTTGCAGACAATTTTTTCTGTTCAATAA
- a CDS encoding HAD family hydrolase, with protein MNQPIRMTRGMRLNNIEAMLFDFEGTLVDFQWQLSAAVAETLKMLWNMGFAKDRVLSRRYSTLMTEAMQVATEIGLPPTQVQEKIGCVYDRYDEDALTRWALRPDVKDFLTAIKAKGIRTGLVSNVGGKTLTRALSKLGLAEFFDVALSRNDVLNLKPNPDGLNLAIGRLGISKDNSIFLGDSLDDINAARNAGIRVMIITDGENVREDILAAKPDHVIQSYKELLLSELC; from the coding sequence ATGAACCAACCGATCCGCATGACACGCGGCATGCGTTTAAATAATATCGAGGCAATGCTTTTTGATTTTGAGGGAACCTTGGTAGACTTTCAGTGGCAGCTTTCCGCAGCGGTTGCAGAAACCCTGAAAATGCTCTGGAATATGGGTTTTGCCAAAGACCGGGTTCTTAGCAGAAGATATTCCACCCTGATGACAGAAGCCATGCAGGTAGCAACTGAAATAGGATTACCGCCGACTCAGGTGCAGGAGAAAATCGGTTGTGTATATGACCGGTATGATGAAGATGCGCTGACACGTTGGGCTCTGCGACCAGACGTAAAGGATTTCCTTACGGCGATTAAGGCTAAAGGGATTCGCACCGGTCTGGTAAGCAACGTGGGGGGTAAAACACTTACCAGGGCTTTGTCAAAACTCGGTCTGGCAGAATTTTTCGATGTCGCCCTTAGCCGTAACGATGTTCTAAATCTTAAACCCAACCCGGACGGATTGAATCTGGCGATAGGGAGGTTGGGGATAAGTAAGGATAATAGTATTTTTCTGGGCGACAGCCTGGATGACATTAATGCGGCCAGAAACGCGGGCATCAGGGTAATGATTATTACAGATGGTGAAAATGTAAGAGAAGATATCCTGGCGGCAAAACCGGATCATGTGATTCAAAGTTATAAAGAACTTCTTCTAAGTGAGCTATGTTGA
- a CDS encoding FAD-dependent oxidoreductase: MMLGHKRIARKIIIVGGVAGGMSAAARLRRLAEEAEIIVFEKGEYISFANCGLPYYIGGVIKDRAALIIQTPAAFSKQFQVDVRVAHEVLSLNRAAKKIMVKDLASERIYEESYDKLILAPGAEPLRPPLPGIEHEKIFTLRTLGDTDKIRDFLENNKPKTALVVGGGPIGLEMAENLAEAGLQITLAEALPQVMNTADMEIAALIHKNLRERGIALCLSNGVKSFADNAGKVVTLLTSGREIVTDLVIFAVGVRPETKLATEAGLAVGRGISVNEFLQTSDEDIYAIGDAIEFMNPLTGKKYVAALAGPANKQGRMVADNIVEGNNKKYYGTLGTAAVKIFAVTVAVTGLTAKVLDAEQIPYESVIIHPGSHAGYYPGASAITLKLLFSPTDGKILGAQAAGLEGVDRSIDVISAYISKQGTVYDLTSYEHCYAPPYSSAKDAVNMAGFVAENVLSGKVKTINWNKIASMGDDVFLLDVRTAEECQRGMVSGAVNIPLDDLRARLGEAPQGSKIAVYCGVGIRSYVAVRILMQKGYEEVYNLSGGFMTYSILQEQ; this comes from the coding sequence ATGATGCTGGGCCATAAGCGTATTGCTCGGAAAATAATTATTGTAGGTGGCGTCGCCGGCGGCATGTCCGCCGCTGCCAGACTGCGGCGTCTTGCTGAGGAAGCGGAAATTATTGTCTTTGAAAAAGGGGAATATATCTCCTTTGCCAATTGCGGCCTGCCTTACTACATTGGCGGTGTAATCAAAGACCGGGCGGCACTGATAATACAGACTCCCGCCGCTTTTTCCAAGCAATTCCAAGTTGATGTGCGCGTAGCTCATGAGGTTCTGTCCCTTAATCGGGCAGCAAAAAAAATAATGGTAAAGGATTTAGCCTCAGAACGGATCTACGAGGAGAGCTATGATAAGCTGATTTTGGCACCCGGCGCAGAACCATTGCGGCCCCCATTGCCGGGGATAGAGCACGAAAAAATCTTCACGTTGCGCACGCTCGGCGATACCGATAAAATTCGGGATTTCCTTGAGAACAATAAACCTAAAACCGCGCTTGTCGTCGGAGGCGGCCCCATCGGATTGGAAATGGCCGAAAATCTGGCGGAGGCAGGACTTCAGATAACCCTTGCCGAGGCCCTGCCGCAGGTAATGAATACTGCGGATATGGAAATTGCCGCCCTGATCCATAAAAATCTGCGAGAAAGAGGAATAGCACTTTGTTTGTCTAACGGTGTAAAATCCTTTGCCGATAACGCCGGTAAAGTTGTTACCTTACTGACAAGTGGACGGGAAATTGTGACGGATTTGGTCATCTTTGCCGTGGGGGTAAGGCCGGAAACAAAGCTGGCCACGGAAGCTGGTTTGGCTGTCGGCCGGGGGATCAGTGTCAACGAATTCCTGCAGACATCCGATGAAGATATCTATGCCATCGGCGACGCCATAGAATTTATGAACCCCCTGACGGGTAAGAAATATGTTGCGGCCCTTGCCGGTCCGGCTAACAAACAGGGCAGAATGGTGGCGGATAATATTGTCGAAGGAAATAACAAAAAATATTACGGTACGTTAGGTACGGCGGCAGTAAAAATATTTGCCGTGACGGTGGCCGTTACCGGCCTTACGGCCAAAGTGCTGGATGCCGAACAGATACCTTATGAATCGGTAATCATTCATCCCGGCAGCCACGCCGGCTATTATCCCGGCGCTTCCGCCATTACTCTCAAACTTCTTTTCTCGCCGACCGACGGCAAAATTCTGGGGGCGCAGGCGGCAGGTTTGGAAGGTGTGGACAGGAGCATTGACGTGATCTCGGCTTACATCTCAAAGCAAGGTACGGTTTATGATTTGACAAGTTACGAGCATTGTTATGCACCACCCTATTCCTCCGCCAAGGACGCAGTGAACATGGCCGGGTTTGTGGCAGAAAATGTGTTGTCGGGCAAAGTGAAAACGATAAATTGGAACAAGATTGCCTCGATGGGCGACGATGTTTTCCTGCTCGACGTGAGAACGGCCGAAGAGTGCCAGCGTGGTATGGTCAGCGGCGCCGTTAATATCCCCCTGGATGATTTGCGGGCACGGCTCGGCGAGGCGCCGCAGGGCAGTAAGATCGCCGTATACTGCGGCGTGGGCATTCGTTCCTATGTGGCCGTGAGAATTTTGATGCAGAAAGGTTATGAAGAAGTATATAATTTGTCAGGCGGCTTTATGACCTATAGCATTCTTCAAGAACAATAG
- a CDS encoding peptidylprolyl isomerase encodes MKKFISLWFLAVILAASSLQAESVDRIVAVVNEDIIILSELNTAFEPYRKRIEDTYKGAERDTALAESRKAFLNRLIDASLIEQEARKNGISVKDEEVTAAIKDMADRRNVALDDLAKELAKEGLSLSAYKKDVREQMVRMRLLRREIKSRLMVTDQEIGEYYRVHRSDYEGREAVRIQQILLTLPKDAGGEAREKMRKAAEEISGRLKNGEPFEILAASIASGPAAGGGDLGFIERGMVLPEVEKAAFALDKGAVSGIIESPAGFHIIRALDKRGGGLKPIEEVREEIQGRIEEQKMMKKFDEWLAALRKKSLIEIKL; translated from the coding sequence GTGAAGAAATTTATAAGTTTATGGTTCCTGGCGGTAATCCTGGCTGCGTCATCGCTGCAGGCCGAATCTGTGGATAGGATTGTGGCCGTGGTCAATGAAGATATTATTATCCTGTCGGAATTGAACACTGCCTTCGAGCCTTACCGGAAGAGAATTGAAGACACATACAAGGGGGCGGAGCGGGATACGGCCCTCGCCGAATCCAGGAAAGCTTTCCTGAACAGGCTTATTGACGCCAGTCTAATTGAACAGGAAGCGAGAAAAAACGGCATTTCCGTCAAGGACGAAGAGGTGACGGCGGCGATCAAGGATATGGCTGACCGCAGGAACGTCGCCTTGGATGATTTAGCCAAAGAGCTGGCGAAGGAAGGCTTATCATTAAGCGCTTACAAGAAAGACGTCCGGGAGCAGATGGTCCGGATGCGTCTCTTAAGGCGGGAGATTAAATCCAGATTGATGGTGACGGATCAAGAGATAGGCGAATATTATCGCGTTCATCGCAGCGATTATGAAGGCCGGGAAGCGGTTCGCATCCAGCAGATTTTACTCACTTTGCCCAAAGACGCAGGGGGTGAGGCCAGGGAAAAGATGAGAAAGGCGGCCGAAGAGATAAGCGGGCGGCTGAAGAACGGCGAACCTTTCGAGATCCTGGCGGCCAGTATTGCCTCGGGACCAGCCGCCGGCGGCGGTGATTTGGGCTTTATCGAGAGGGGGATGGTGCTTCCGGAAGTGGAAAAAGCCGCTTTTGCTCTGGATAAAGGCGCGGTCAGCGGCATCATTGAGTCCCCGGCCGGTTTTCATATCATCAGGGCGCTCGACAAGCGGGGTGGCGGTCTCAAGCCGATCGAGGAGGTGCGCGAAGAGATTCAGGGACGCATTGAAGAACAGAAGATGATGAAAAAATTCGATGAATGGCTGGCCGCGCTGCGCAAAAAGTCGCTGATCGAAATCAAACTTTGA